The following are from one region of the Pseudobacteroides sp. genome:
- a CDS encoding helix-turn-helix transcriptional regulator, with amino-acid sequence MQLDYKKLGKRIKLAREKKNLTQEQLAEIVGVSNNYISNIERRYSKPSLETLIKICNALGVTPDYVLLDSIYTSKEYIKDEIAEKLRKCSNTNTRIITKFIDLLLEEQ; translated from the coding sequence ATGCAGCTAGATTATAAAAAACTTGGTAAAAGAATAAAACTTGCTCGTGAAAAGAAAAATTTGACACAGGAACAGCTTGCCGAAATAGTAGGTGTATCCAATAACTATATTAGTAATATCGAGCGAAGGTACTCAAAGCCGAGCCTTGAAACATTAATTAAAATATGTAATGCTCTTGGAGTTACACCTGATTATGTTTTACTTGACTCTATCTACACATCAAAGGAATATATTAAAGATGAAATTGCTGAAAAGCTTCGAAAGTGCTCAAATACTAATACACGTATTATAACAAAATTTATTGATTTAC